From the genome of Mya arenaria isolate MELC-2E11 chromosome 5, ASM2691426v1:
GCTGCTGCTAAGCATGCTCTCTGGTGACGCCTTTAACGTTCTTGCTCCAAATAAGCCGAATGTTagataatataaaaatcttGACAAGAAGCCGGGCTTTTCTTGAGCAATGACGAAAGAAGCAGTGTGCCCGCGGAAATTTGACTCCTTGTTTGGAACGGTAGTAGTATGCGGACATCCTTTCTCCAAACACCGGAAGTAGGTGTCGCCGCATTCCGCCTGGCACGCACGGATGGCTGCGTTGTGTGAGGAAGGATCGTGGAGGCTTATAACCGTGGTATCAAAAATCATGGGATAGAGCGTTTGGGTGTCAAAGTCCGCGTGGACCGTCAGTAAAACACTCGCCCATACATAAATCTGAAACTGCACACGGAAATAGAACTTTAGAAAacgcaaacaaacaaaaagtacATGCgctgattttgaatttaatacttattttaaacctGAAATAGTTTAATACTTCATACTGAAgtgtttattatacataaatcaagatatttttgccttgatttgtttgattttttttgaaaggtACCGTCATTATTGGTATTTGTGTAACATatacaataattttgttttaagatttcATCACAAAATTATTATAGATGTACAATTTTGATTGGACAAAATACAACAGAAAACCTGAATTATATTGCTTCCAGGAACAAAACATATATCGTAAACGATAGtgtttcaacaacaacaaaatagaaGATACACGGATAGTAACACTTAGAGGTATTCCAGGCTTCATGGTATTGAAATCATTGCATGTGCATTATGCGTTgacattattgtattttatatatacatgtttgatatatgaaataaaagattTTCAAGTACCTGTAGAGACGCCATGATAACgatatatttccataaatttcATATAGTATGAAGTATGAATTAAATATAGTACCAAGTGATGGCATCACTATCAGTTGAGACCGATATTAGCCTCATTTCGCCTTATCACTAGCTCAAGACCGTTCTCACAGACGACTTCATATGCTACTTCATAATTGACTTTAtactcttttatttatattttccgCCGGAAACTGTACCGGCTGTCCGGCTTACTTAACGCACCTACCCAATTCTACTTGTAGTGCTTCACACACATATAAAGAGatataacaaaacatgaatacagttcaattaaaaagcaaaatgttaaaattatcattaatcGTTATATGGTCTGTGAATACAACCTTTCAATCCtaacattcaaaataatcataacaGTTTAATATATGGTTTCTATATAAGTACTTAAACTACCGGTGTCGAGAAGGGAAAAAGGTTATATGAAGGAAAGAATCTTGAGGGAAATATTGTGGTGGTATACGGTGGTTTACGGTGAAATAGGTAGATACCCTCTATACGTCAATAGATATGCTAGGATTATaaaattttggtgtaaaacTATTTCTACCGACAACATTATCACAAAAGAATTATATAATGACGTGTTAGGAAACCTAGATTATCGTAACAACTGGGCCAATAAGGTAAAATCTTTGTTAGATATGTATGGTTTCTCATATGTGTGGTTAAATCCAAACTCAGTTAACTTGAAAAActttcatattatgtttaaaaatagagtGCTCGATGTGTTTAAGCAATCATGGTATGAAGGGATAAACAATAGTAGTACTTTATGCacatataaactcattaaggaacattttgaaattgaactttACCTAGAGTATTTACCAAAGAATGTCTTTGTCTAAGCTAAGATTGTCATCTCATAAACTGCATATAGAAACCGGCCGATATGGCCGAAATAGAATAGATAGAGCCCAACGTTATTGTACTGTGTGTAACtctaatgatttagaagatgaatatcatttcatcataatatgtcctgtatataataacttcagaaaaaaaatgattaaaatatattatattagaaaCCCAAGTATGTACAGGTTTATCGAACTAATGTTATCAAAAAACGTAAGCATACTAAGTAGCTGAAGTAAATTTATAAATCGAgcatttatgttaagaaattccTTAATAAATAACACCGTTTAGATCTTTCAAGTATTATGACATTTGTGAATAGCCTCCCATAATACTTCAttactgtatttaatatatatccCAATATCCCacagtttgattttgatatgtatctTGTTTCCCTGTTTTGataccttatttttttaattttttttgttctttaatttaactcACTTATAGtattctcttttctttgtatttaggcCATGAATCGTTGTGACCatactgaatatttatatgtgtgtttatattttctatatattgtcaagaaactgttacataacatgtttacgacaataaacatttctgtctgtctgtctgtctgtctggtATTAATAATTCAAgagttatgtatatatatatatatatatatatatatatatatatatatatatatatatatatatatatatatatatatatatacaaaaataacagatttCTTTTGTGGTGTACTAAGAAGGGAAATACTTGGAAAGCAAACGCCAAACGCTtgtctgttttgtttgattttcaaaaagggggcataactaaataattattaaaatcacaGTTATGGGCTTGTTGTACATGGCCGTGTTGTCTCTGGCAAAGTGTTTACCAGTTCTATTTGAATATCTCGACCTTTTCTTTGGCATGTGACACGTTCTTGTGCTTTCTTTGTCGAAAAAGGGGCAACATTTCAACGACCATCCGTCAGAAGTATTGGCCTTCTATGCATGTGTTATTGGCATTTGCAATATgtttatcaagtttcatttgaatatcttgaaagaTTTGTGAAATGGCCACGGTTTCAGATTTTTGCACGACAGgaaaaacaacaccaaggccATCACAATAcctcgattttttttcttttaaacccAGATGATCAACAGATGAAGGGGAGCATAACAATACCTTCATGTTCAGGGCTAGCACCAAAGGCATGTGGTTGCATTTTTTATGCTTTGCGATTAAGAATTAACAAGATCACACTGTTATTTTGGCTGGAGAATGGCCTTGTTTGTCTAATTTTAAAGGAAAAGTTACGATATGTGAGATTGTGTTTCTACCAACAGTGTATATATAGTTCCATATACAAAACTGGAACAAACTTTCGTGAGTCCCTGATAAAATACGGTATATTTGTAGATAAACTTGTTTGAAAGTCATCGGCAATAAGCTGTGGCTTATGAATTGTTGTTGGCAGACAAAGTGTGTCGAAGGTTATATCTAGGAGGAAAGAGTCAGTTGTTGTTGGTGGGCATAGTGTGTCTTagtttatttcttattaaaaaaacagaGTATATTTAACAGAGTAAATAGCTGATGGCAGACACAGTGTGACTTTGataatatctgaaaaaaaataaactattgtcGGAAGATATTGTGTGTCGTAGGTCATATATGAAATAACACACTAATTTGCTGTGGGAAGACAAAGAATCTCAGATTATATCTGGAACAACGGAGTAAATTGTTGTTATCAGACCAAGttagttgtttgttttatcagGAAGAACACactaatttattgttaaaagacATAGTGTATCTAAGAGCCGATTAAATTGTTGTTAGCAGACATAGTGGGTCTCAAATTACATCGGGGAAAAGTGTGTATAATAGTGCTTTATCAGGAAGTTTAGATAAATTTGTCTCAGGTTTTATCTGAAAGAAGAGAGTAAATTGTTGATGAGAGACATAGTGTGTCTTATGTTATATCTAGTAGAACTGAGTAAGTTAAACAGAGAAAATTTTTGTTGGCGGACATAGTGTTTCTAAGGTTTTATCTGGAAAACAGAGTAAATTGTTGCTGGCAGACATAGTATGTCTTAGGAAGAAGTTGGAATAACAGAGTAAACTGTTGCTGGCAGACATAGTATGTATAAGGAAGTATTTGGAACAAAAGAAGAAATTGTTGTTTGCTGCCGATGTGTGTCTGAGGTTTTATCAGTTAGGACAGAGTATTTTGTTGCTGACAGGCATAGTATGTCAGGATGGTTAAATCAGGATGAACAGAGATATTTGTCGCCAGACATAATTTTTCTAAGGTTATATCTGGGAGAAGTTATTTATCGATGGCAGACATCGAGTGGCTAAGGTTATATCTGGTGAACAGGGTAAATTGCTGTTTGGAGATATAGTATGTCTTGGAAAAGCGAGAGGAAATGATGGTCATATCAGGAATAACTCACTCAAACATTGTTTGCAGACAAAGTGTGTCTAGAAGAAAAGAGCAAATTGTAGTTGGCAGTCACGGTGTGTCAACGGTAATGCCTAGAAGAACAAAGTGAATTGTTGTTGGCAGACAAAGTGTATCGTAGGTTATATCAGGTGAACAGCGTAAAGTCGTTGTTGGCAGACATTGTTTGACTTAGGTTATATCTGGAACAACAAGAGTAAATTGCTGTGGCAGACATGGTGTGTCCTAGGTTTTATCAGGAATAACAGAGTAAATAAAACAGAGTATTTTTTGTTGGCAGAAAAAAGTGTGTTGTAGGTTATATGTggaaaaactaaataaacaattgttggCAGACAAAGTGTGTTAGGAGCTTTATCAGGAAGTATAGATAATATAGGCTCAGGTTTTATCTGAAAAAAAGAGAGTATAGAGTTGTTGACAGACATAGTGTTATATAAAGGTTTTATTTAGAATaacataaaaatcacaaaaaattGAACATAGTAAATTGTTGTAGGCGGACATATTATGTCTGGAACAACAGAGTAAATCGAACAAATCGAGTAAACTGTTGTTGGTAAACCAAGTAAGTTGTAGGTTATATCAGGAAAGAACACAATTAAGTACTGCTGGCAGACACAATGTGTCTTATTTTATATCTAGAAGAACacagtaaattgttgttggcaTAGCACGTGTGTTTTATGTTATATCTGTTAATATTATTGTTGATAGACAAAAGCctcagccaattgtataaaagttggtTAGATTTAACCGCTGGTTAAAGTTGTCCagcagcagccaattgtataaaagttggtTAGATTTAACCGCTGGTTAAAGTTGTCCAGCGGTTAAGTTTAACCAAGTTGGCCATTTTATCCAAACCGTTTATCCGTTTGTATAAAGGCAGAAAATGCGGCGGCTAAGTTAACCAACTTGGACAACTTTAACCTAGccaaaacttcataaaaataCCCACAATGCACTGGTAAACAAGGTTCCGGTCAGTGCGTGTTTACCGCATTTTTCTGTTAACATCATAGACTTGTTTGGCATATACAACGACATTACGAAAAGGTTgttgaattttaatgaaaaaaaaatacccatCAAATCCATTACACATCCAATATCCATTAAGTAGCGTAAACATGTACCTATTACTTTAATATACACCAATATATAGGGCTTATGGTGTacctttgaaaatgaaaatgacaaatgaaaatcTAATATAGTAAACTTAGtaccaatttaataaaatcGCACTTACCTATTTCAAGTGCATATTTCCTCTTTATAGAATTTTGTGCATCGGCAGATTTAATGACAAACTTCATTAAATCTGCCCAGcatattaaaatggtaaatattcaaccaaaTACCTGAAAAAACTGTCAACAATGTATACGCTCCTTCTGtcaaaaatagtttgataaatattacacaTGCAACATCTCAACGGATAAGCTCATTCCGGAAACAGGggtatttaacttttaatgtgcacaatattgttgatattgcatcaaataaaaatgcatgagcATGCAAACATCATTCATATAATCTTCTTTAATATACCGTAACAAGTTTTAAGTGAATACCAGTGGccaataaattgtatttgctAACCCGAAATAAAAAGtgtcactttcattaaaatgcaatggcTTCGTccatttaagtgtgtgttttttgtagaAGATGCCATCTACGGAATgtatagtcagtttcaactttgtccttgaaaaaatcaaatgagttttGTATGGGACCATTCCTTTTGAtactaatttaatatatttatcttgttttttatatgttgacattatatgttattcaaagttgacattaaaacgtttagttttatatgttattcaaattagtattattattcaaatttaaactcaTTTATATTATAAGTGACTTTTGGTATCAGTATCAGTACAGAGAAATTATTAGTTTACAATTTAACCCTCTCAGcataatacaatgtattattaataactTATTCTCTATATGGCCTTAGATAAACCATTGCGTGAATTCATTTCCACTTACCAGGACCACAAAATCAAcagatatgaaatataatttattttctttattttcataaaactatgtaaataaattcaaagtcaGTGTGTAACaacacacacatgtatttaagattaataaaatctttaatgttAGTGTTGAAGAGAcatgcaaatttattttacaaacaacaagTCAATAAAACCACACTCTagcaataatgtatttattttatcatatttgttataagattttttttaaaaccaaccattcatcatttatacaaaatgttcGTTACTATCCCCCcgccccttcgaagaagaggggtatattgctttgcacatgtcggtcggtccgtcagtagaccaaagcttgtccaagtgataactcaacaatatctggacgtatggtcatcaaacttgacatgaaggttgggtctgaccagtagatgacccctattgactttgggggtcatctggtcaaggtcaaggtcacagtaacctttaacgcataaaagttaacaaatcttctcccagtgaaatctcaacaatgcctgaatctatgatcatcaaacttgacatggaagctgggcctgaccaggagataaCCCTTATTGAtcttaggagtcattgggtcaaagatcaagttcacagtgactttgaatgtgaaaatgtttcaaattcgacaatgcctgcacccatggccctcaaacttgtcttggagttgtgtctgacctgtagatgaccccttatgattttaggggtcatcgggttaaaggtcaaggttacagtgaccttgacttgtcaatgcctgcatccatggtccttaaactttacatttatatttttggtgaccagctgatgactcctatgggtTTTGAGGTcgtagagtcaaaggtcatggtcaaaacacactctatcctcaaacattgaatggtcataatcttaaaactgcctcaacggcatccaatgtcagtgacaaatcagctgtcatttcggtccatgcatatttcatacaattgtcaatataatcctgacaacatggcgctcaagggggggggggggcataatgtttgacaaacatcttttgtaaaaactatttttacagtAAATGCAGTCCTGTGTCAATATAATTAATGTCaaatactgttgtttattttccaattcaGCCATTAACTGTCAAATGAATAGTTTACAAAGAAAATCATTAAgagtgaaatttaaatataaaatgactattttggtacattccaattaaaaacaataatcaaactaaacattgtttcaacatgacaagtggtatttattatttcttttatataacaCTCCCCATTAGTATGATAATTtgaattgcaagaaaaagatcTAAGATATCAAATTTGAtggataatataataattaacaataatcattttttatttaacccTATCAATACAAGATAGGACGTTGACAATTAAGCCCTCTGGGAGCAGCAATTTGAAACGTTTTCTATTCCTCTCATGAACTTTTAAGTTCCTGTTTGTGGTGTTTCCTAAAACAGGAGTCTGTCAGATGAACTTGGTCATCAAGTGGCTAGTACCGCTACACTCTGAAGAatagtaaaatgaatattttaaatcataacaatcGTGTATGTGCGTTTAAATaggcatttgaacatattttaaaggtaGATGAATGATATTTTGCCAATGAAGGGAACGCCCCTTTAAAACACCATGAAAACTAAACTATATAAGTTACAAGAACTGgaatgtcaaaacatgattttaatgcaACAGAATGCAATTTGGTCTCTATAGTACtcaaatgttcaaatttaaactatttaataagcaataaaGCAGAAGTATAAAAatccatgctttacatttgaatgttcCTGTAAAACTTTCCCTTAAGTGGAGTATTCAAGACAATTTGACATCAGGCAGTCAAACAGACTTACAAACAGATATTCAACATATTACCCATAACATGTGATAGGGTAGGCATTCTTAATAATTCCTATTAAGTATTGCTCTcactttattttatgatatttatgttcattgttATCAATGAAGGTTGAATTATGAAGAAgccaattattatatataaatataaatgtattttcttttattcaaatgactGTACTGAGTATACTGctatatttactgaaatatgttttcaatttcacaatatagttttgttaaCAATCTAACCTGATAATGCTATGTATATCCTTACTGCTCGTGAAGTATTAGATCTGGTGTTGGTTCCATTCCCTGCTGTAGCAGACATATATGTGTAGAACTTATCAACACTGGTTCTTCTGACTTTGGATGGTAAAACCACTCaactgaaacatacatttattatatacaatacagGCGCGTAGCTGGATCAAAATCAATGTGGACGCCCATTGAGGCGGCGAAGCCGCCGAAGTGCTAGGGGGGTctgggggcatgcccccccggaATTTTTTGAAACTGTTGAATGTAAATGGTGACATCTGACGCATTTTGGAAACGTATTATTGCCttaaaatactgaaacaaaTTTCTCTTTTCAcatctgatttatttatttgtgaacaCATTCATTAAACAAAGTCAAGCCTTCGGCTTTTGCTTCCAGCGAATTTAGACACTACCtggtcaatgtcaatgttaacaTCCCGATATACGTGCATCAGGGCAAGTACTGTCATGCGCTCTGTCCGCATCGTCGACCTCAGGTAGGTTTTCACCCTGCGCATAACGCTAAAGCTCCGTTCAGCAGTAGCAGATGATGCCGGCATGGTCAGAAGAATGGTGAGTACTGTATAAACTCCCTTGTAAAGATCCGGATTGGTTGATGCTACAGTTTCACCCAATGTGCTTGGTTTGTCATTTTCATCCATCAATTGCCATCTAGCCTTCCACCGCCTAACCTCGTTATGGAATGACTGGTTTCCCTGAGGTAGGTCCACCGAATACCCCGCAAAAATGAGATCCACCATTCCGTCTGTGCAAAGGTTCAACTTGGATGGAATCAAGTACTGTGCACGGAATCTTTCCTCGGCCACAATCAATCTGTCGCTAAGTTCTTGACACAAATGGTCCAAGAAAGGGAAGTAGAGAGCTCGCTGCCAATACTGTTGTGGATCATTGGCCGGTGGGTTTGCCCGGTTTCGTTGGCGTTGAGCAAGACGGGGCATTGAAGGTTCAATCTCAAATTCTGCTGCAATATCTTTAGCGCTCTGAAACAATGCTTCCCAGACATTAGGGTCTGCCCTTTCGTTTTGAAACTGGCGGATGAGGGTTTGACTTTCTCGCGTTGCCTCAAGCAAATCGCAGTCGACTGCCTGAAGAAGATAAGACAACGGAACTGTACTTTGCATAACGTGCTCAGCAACGACCAGTCCGATTATGAAGTCAAACTTCATGATCGACGCCAAGTGTTGGCCTGCCTTGTCATCGCCATCCTCCTGTAGCTGTTCAAGGGCATGAACAACAACGCTGTATGCTGACTTGAACGTTGAGAGGGCATCGGCTCGGCTAGTCCACCTAGTTTCACACAGAGTTCTCAGTTTGGTGCGTTTCTTCAGCTTTTCCTGTGCGTCTTGGTCAGCAGCAAGTTCATCAACAAAGAAGTTTAGTCTTTTGGCCGAATAATCAAATGCAAACCCTACCTCTTGCACAGTTGTCATCACTGACCTTATGCATGGGTCCTTGCTGCTATGCATAACTGCTAGGTTGAGGCAGTGGGCTCTACAGTGTACATACAGCGCAGACGGCACCCGTTGACGAATTCGTGCCTGTACGCCCCTGTGCTTTCCAGACATATTTGCGGCACCATCATAAGCCTGAGACCGCATCTTATCTACTTCGATTCCATGATTTTCAA
Proteins encoded in this window:
- the LOC128235751 gene encoding zinc finger MYM-type protein 1-like produces the protein MFKRMFETATATACPEATGTAPSEHANSMDLDLSATESDSTKPGQAQPVKSTHSGPSYPDIATAASGELEAKWKWSILKDTWTDCHMFNFPSRSIHGKMRKLSSSWLTDHPWLRYSISTDALFCAPCFVFGRKDAKEKTFISTPVKDWSNLAKYVKRHELAESNHHNVTAMAEHFLDIQSGKMEPITSSVSDSHRRLVEQNRHILRKIIEVIVLCGKQNIAIRGNTEERSNFLAILHSKAADDPILAQHLNVPENRRATYTSPDIQNELICLCAEQIQIEIVQACNDAVCFALIADESTDKSTKEQVSVCLRFVQRGSGSQQFRVREDFLGFVQASRTTGEVLAELLLTSLENHGIEVDKMRSQAYDGAANMSGKHRGVQARIRQRVPSALYVHCRAHCLNLAVMHSSKDPCIRSVMTTVQEVGFAFDYSAKRLNFFVDELAADQDAQEKLKKRTKLRTLCETRWTSRADALSTFKSAYSVVVHALEQLQEDGDDKAGQHLASIMKFDFIIGLVVAEHVMQSTVPLSYLLQAVDCDLLEATRESQTLIRQFQNERADPNVWEALFQSAKDIAAEFEIEPSMPRLAQRQRNRANPPANDPQQYWQRALYFPFLDHLCQELSDRLIVAEERFRAQYLIPSKLNLCTDGMVDLIFAGYSVDLPQGNQSFHNEVRRWKARWQLMDENDKPSTLGETVASTNPDLYKGVYTVLTILLTMPASSATAERSFSVMRRVKTYLRSTMRTERMTVLALMHVYRDVNIDIDQVVSKFAGSKSRRLDFV
- the LOC128233602 gene encoding uncharacterized protein LOC128233602, yielding MASLQFQIYVWASVLLTVHADFDTQTLYPMIFDTTVISLHDPSSHNAAIRACQAECGDTYFRCLEKGCPHTTTVPNKESNFRGHTASFVIAQEKPGFLSRFLYYLTFGLFGARTLKASPESMLSSSGGKENPLEADITCHDACQTDFRKCWKDCFCAVYPENNDCKPVLFVYPLPQVPNRVTGATGFPPYRFKWDEQS